Part of the Bubalus bubalis isolate 160015118507 breed Murrah chromosome 9, NDDB_SH_1, whole genome shotgun sequence genome is shown below.
TAGACAAAAGGGGAACCAAAACAACAGTAACCAAActgcaataataataaataacactCTCACTATAGGTTGGTTTAGTGAAAAAATGGAGATGACAGATGGAAGAATCAGAGAAAAAAGTCTCAAGAGACTCCAGGTCAGTAACTTGATAAACATTTTTGTCACTGGATTCCAAATGCAGAGGAGAAAAAATTATTGCTACAAACATATCAGAAGAAATTTTGACTCAAAACTTtacaaataacttatttttgtTCAGAGAATTTGACTGAAATCGTGAATGAGAGCTCTCTCTGAAGTTGAGGTAAATTTTAGGAGGCTAAGTAATGGTCCCTCAGGATAACAGATACTAATCCATTGTGAGTGTTGCtttgtattataaaattattGCATATGTAAAAGATTTTGAGATTGCCTTAGattgttgttgatcagttgctTGGTCATATCTGATTGTTTTCAACcccatgccaggtttccctgtccttcattatctcccagaatttgctcaaactcatgtcctctgatgggttttcctggtggttcagatggtaaagcatctgcctgcaatgcaggagacttgggttcgatccctgggttgggaagatccccttgagaaggaaatagcaacccactctttcctggtaaattccatggatggaggagcctggtaggctacagtccatggagttgcaaagagtcagacatgactgagcaacttcactttctctttttctttctatgtcCTCTGAGCCAATGATATCACCCAACcaacttatcctctgttgcccccttcttatcctggcctcaatcttttccaacatcagtcttttctaatgagtcagattttcacatcaggtggccgaagtattggagcttcagcttcagcatcagttctttcaatgaatattcagggttgatttccttttggattgactaatttgatctctttgctgtccaaggaactctcaaaagtcttctctagaaccacagtttgcaagcatcaactctttggtgcacagccttctttatggtccaactttcacatctgtacttgactactggaaaaatcatagctttgactataaagaacTTTGTctgcaagtgatgtctctgctttttaatatgctgtctagatttgtcatagtttttcttccaaggagcaagtatcttttaattttattaacctCTGAGGCAGAGATTGAAGTGATGGACTCACAAGACAAGAAATGTTGGCAGCTATGCAAAGGTAGAATAGGCAAGGAACAGATTGTTCTCTGTGGCTTCTAGAGGTATGAGacatgctgacaccttgattttagcctaaAGCTATTATTTTGGAATTCTGGCCCTCAGAGATGTGAGAAAatttaaatccttttttaaaCCACCATTTTGTGGGAATTTATTTCTATAACAACtagaataaaaataactgaatatcTCCAGCGATTTgagtttattataattttactcTTACTCTATAAATTTAAACTATCTTCTGCATAAGCCAAATAAGTGAGTAGGGCAGGGAATCAGAATCATAATCACTTAATATCATTCTCTTTTTAAGAActaatttttcctgtttccttgttcTCTTGAGATTCAGTAATACATTTGGCAGACTATTTTAGGAGAAAGGTTTCCACTTGATCCTTCTGCCATGATAATACTCACTTAAATAATTGAGCTTTATTGAGAAAAATGTCTACTCTAATTCTACACTCACTAACTTTGGTAATAACTGCTGTATAGTGTCATGAACCACTATTCCCATAGAAATAAGCCTAGGTCAAGACTCCATTTTTCTATTGATCaacattttcttctgtaaaactGATTGACTTCATAAGTGTTATGGAATCCCAGgactttttattgttgctgttcagtcactcagtcgtgtccaactctttgcaaccccatggactgcagcacatctgttttccctattcttcaccatctcccggagcttgctcaaactcaagtccattgagtcagcaatgccatccaaccagctcatcctctgtcatccccttctcctgcattcaatctttcccaacatcaggattgtttctcatgagtcagctcttcacatcaggtggccaaaatattggagcttcagcttcagcatcagtccttccaataaatattcaagattgatttcctttagaattgactggtttgatctccttgctaaccaagggactctcaacagtgttcttcagcaccacagtaaaaaagcatcagttctttggcactcagccttctttatgggcgaACTCtctcatctatacatgactacttaaaaaacaaaaaaacatagctttgtctattcggacctttgtccacaaagtctctgcattttaaatatgctgtctaggtttgtcatagcttttcttccaaggagcaagtgccttttaatctcatgactgcagtcaccatctgcagtgattttggagcccaagaaaataaagtttgtcactgtttccattatttccaaatctatttgccatgaaaggatgggactggatgccatgatcttagatttttgaatgttgatttttaagccagccttttcattctcctctttccccttcatcatgaggctctttagttcttctttgctttctgccataagagtggttatatctgcatatctgaggttgttgatatttcttccagtaatcttgattccagtttgtgcttcacccagtccagcattttgcatcatgtactctgcatataagtgaaataagcagggtgacaatatacagccttaatgtactcttttcctaatttggaaccagtccattgttccatgtcctgttctaactgtttttCTTCacttgcatacagattcctcaagaggcaggtaaggtggtctgatattcctatctcctgatgaattttccacagtttgttataataaaaagtcaaagtctttggtgtaatcaataaagcagagtagatgtttctctggaactcacttgctttttcaatgatccacaggatgttgacaatttgatctctggttcctctaaaaccagcttgaacatctgaaggcTCTTGCTTCAccaactgttgaagcctggcttggagaatttttgagtattactttgctagcatgtgagatgagtacagttgtatggtactttgaacattctttgcctttctttgagattggaatgaaaacaaccttttccagtctgtggccactgctgagttttccaaatgtgctggcatattgagtgcagcactttcacagcatcatctttcaggatttgaaatcgccTTTTTAATCCATATTCAATAATCATCATTATAGACACCATGATGAATACAGCACTCTCtccattaaaagtaaaaattatcatATTATGACTAGTTCCAATAACATCCTAGGTAGCTATCCAACTCTTCCATCCCTTAAGTATAATTGTactaatttctataaaaatgtaaCATTCTATGAAACACATTTCTTACACAATTTGTTTAAATGTTAATTGcattataaaatgtaattcttACAAATTCTTACAATTTGCATGGGAGAGATTTGAAGGCCTTGAGTCACCTTTGGCTTTTAAACatgttttgagtgaatataatgGGTATGTCAGAGGGAATGATACATTTTTTGAGGCACATATTTACAAAACCCAAACATACTTTAACTTTGCATACTGTGGTTTTGGAAATATGAACTTCCACCTTTTAGAGATACAAAACTTGGTATTCTTCTCAGAAGAATCTACTGTTGAATCTCTTCTAGGTAGtaaatatagaattataaaaaACTAAAGttctgagtaatttttttttactattttaatgaagaaagttACTTTTATGCACTACTGTAATAGCTTTATCCCTAACACTCTAGGCAATAGGGTTGAGTGTGCGAGTGAGGATAGTGCAGAAATATTGCCAAGTACATCCTTGCTTGGAATATTGGTGGTATGACTTTGGTTtgtctatgtgtgtatgtatgtgtgagtatAATTGAATctttttgttgtacacctgaaactaacacaatattgtaatcaaCTGTGTTCCAATTAAACAAGAGTGAGGCCACTGCTGAAAGCCTGATTCTTATGTCCCATTATGAAATCTCTAATTTACCTAAAAATAACAGTATAAAGAAACAATAggtaaatggaaaagaagaaaaacagtgcAAAAATCAAACTTATTtccatatagtgaaagtgaagttgctcagtcttgatcaactctttgcaaccccatggactgtagcctaccaggctcctctctccatgggattttccagggaagaatattggagtgggttgccattcccttctccaggagatcttcccagcccagggattgaaccctggtctcctccattgtaggcagatgctttactgtctgagccaccatgaaagtCCATGTATCAATATATTTCCATATATCTGGATGCTAAAAATGATTTAATGAAGTATATtttgcaatgaagatcaaagtcTCTCAATCAGCTTTCTATTGGGCATATTTCATAAGATGAGAAcgcatttatttaaatttattgatgATATTCAGTGTATGAAGTGTGTCCTTAGCTTCATGTAGAGTCTCTAAGGTCTACTGTCACATATTTTGTCAAATGTAGTGTTTTATCATATGTAATTACGTCATGGAAGATTATTCAAGGATAGGCCTCCTTGAATACACAGCCTTTGAGAGTACCCTACTTGCAGATTGCTTCGTTGGTCCAATGAATACCCTCAAaaccccaaaaataaacccacatgtCCCACCACTCTGCTGCTCACCCCTTGTGTGCATTCCAGAGCGCTACCTGGAGAGTGGGCCTCAGAAGAATGGAAACATTCTCAGATAACAGACCATGCTTAATAGGCAAGAAAGAAACTACCAATTCACAATATTGCCACCTTCTGACATACTTAAGAGGGGTTTCTGAGAGCCAGCTTGGTGAATTCTAAGAATCAAAgatataaaagtttatttaagaCTCTCTGCTACTTCAAAGTTGAAAGTGGAACACATACctacagaaaacataaaaaataatgagatattAGAGtcacaaaaatcaaataataattattctcagctaaaatatttaagatgaatTGCAGTTCAAAGTAGCTATCATGGCTTTACAACAAACACTaaggaaattctctaggcaagagaaggaaaaggcctacagaaaagaaacccaaaacaattaagaaaacagtaattggatcatacatatcaataatttccttaaatataaatggattaaatgcactaACTAAAAGACAtagatgggggaggggtgtggaggaaaacatgtacatgtatgcagctccacttaccacatcactctgcttgactccccaaattgtatataattattttatattgttaagttaatcatgaTCACGTTGTGGCTTGcaattataattttctcttatttttgtctaactattgattgtgaaaaatgattaaaatcttTTACTACTGTGACTATGTAACTATTGCTCACTTATTACCTTTGTAtaatgattggtcaacagaaaaataatagaactctatatcaccaacactaccatttaatagaaaaacctgtaatcatttttgtaaaattcagatgcatatcagaattacctTGAaggtttttgaaaaatacaaatgccgaagtattgcttttttttctccagagctccaaGTAAGCTTCTAATGAGCAGTTAAGTTCAAAAACatctggactatatgatgatcttttgtCTAgtttgttataaatatatatttattttagaaaactcatgaatttttgcctaattaAAAATGTTATGACACTTTGATTCTCCCaattgtttgacttagtatgaagaGAATGTCAGATTTCCAACTAAATACTGTATGTGTAAAAAGCACCAAAGttctaaattttaaagattaaagatTAAAATTTCTAGCCATGAATACCTTATCCAGAAAAATTCTCTTTCatatataaaggagaaataaaagttttcccaagacaaaaaaaaaaaaaaaagccatgggaCTTATTTAATCATCAGTAGACTTGTCTTGCAAGATATgttcaaactaaaaagcttctgcaagACAGAGTAAAGGATCAACAAAGTAAAAGATAACTTACAGActggaaaaaattttatttgtaaatcatataacTGATAAGGagttaaaatacataaagaattcatacaacctAATACCAAAAATTACTCCAATTAAATTTGAACAGAAGACCGGAATCTAATTTTCCCAGAGAATATATGCGAAGGGCATCTGGTACATAAAAATGATGCTCAATATTCCTAATTATCAGGgtaatacaaatcaaaactaaaatggcATACCATCTCATTCATGTTAGAATGCTATCAAGAAGGCAAAATGTAATCAGTGTTGAGAATATGGATAAGAAGGAACCATTGTGTCCTGTCATTGGGAGTATACTTTGGTAacaatcactaaaaaaaaaaaaaatatgaaagttcttgagaatattaaaaatagaacttctaTACAATATAGCAATCCCATTTTTGgcaataattcaaaataaattaagataggatactgaagagatatctgcactacATGCTTTTTGCATCATTATTCACAATTATTAAGGTATGGGAATAATTTAAGTGTTTCTGGAGAGAAGAATAGATAAGGAAATTGTGGTATAAATATGCAAGGAAATATTTTATGCcatgaataaaaaggaaatcctgctgtTGGGATGATATTAAAGTAGCCTGAAGGGATCATGCTAAGTGAGAAAAGTCACACAGGGGAAGACAAATGCTATATAATTAATTGTATGTGGTATATCAAAAATCCATATTTATAGAAAGAGAAGTTACAATAGTGGGAATCATGGATTGGGAGGTTCTTAAAATGGAGAGATGTTTCTCAAAGAGTACAAACCTCCAGTtagaagatgaataagttctgacaTCTAATATGCATAATGcttattatagttaataatattgtattgtgtAACTAAATTTTGTTCAGAGAGTAGATCTTAACTTTTCTCATCTCAAAGATAAAATGATAACTATGTGACATTGTGGAGGTGTTATGAAGGAGCCAATGCTATAGTAGTACTTATATGCACAATTCAGTGTCTTGTACAGGAAAATTTTACCAATTTTACTCACAATAGCAAACATCTATATCAGATAAAAGCAATCATGGTATATTCAGACAGTAGAATGCtacttggaaataaaaataattacattatttagatatattaaaaaatgaatcttATAAACACATTGAGCAAATGTACCAAACACAAAGGAGAAGTTATTATTTGATTCTGTTAATAAAAGCTTTCACTCAGAGGGAATGGAAGTCATAATAATGTTACCATTACtgggatgaaagaaagaaaaagagtgctaagtcatgtctgactcttgcgatcccatgaactgtagcctgccaagctgttcatgggattctccagccaagaatactggagcgggttgacatttccttcttcagggagcTTTCctacccaagaattgaacccaggtctcctgcattgcaggcagatgctttaccaactgagctacataGGAAGCCCAAAGAGCTAACATCAAAGGTGAACAAGGAATCCAATGTTTCTGCTTGGGTTTTCTTGAACTATGTTTTTGGTAATTCCAGTGTTCAGTTGTGCAGTCCATGACCTTGGCTTAGTTCTGAAACCTTATAATTTCCTCAAATTTCACAAGGTTTTGTCAATGTAGTCTGGCTAATTCATGCTCTTGCACAAATACTACTTCAGTCCAAGATATTATTTTATCACAATGAGATGGCTGCAGTGGATTAATGGCCGATTTCAATCTTCTCTGCAAAACCCAACaatcttttttttatcttctttaatgCTAGTTTTATACCAATCTACATTTTATTACAAATTATGTGTCCATTATAACCACTCATTTTCTACAGCTCAGTAATTTACACCTTGATCTACTGTGACTTTGTCAACCATTTTCTCTGCTCCTTTGCTTCTTGCTCTAGctaggaacggagaaggcaatggcaacccactccagtactcttgcctggaaaatcccatggatagaggagcctggtaggctgctgtctatggggtcgcatagagtcgaacacgactgagcgacttcactttcacttttcacttttcatgcattggagaaggaaatggcaacccactccagtgttcttccctggagaatcccatggagggcggagcctagtgggctgccgtctgtgtggccgcacagagtcggacacgactgaagcaccttagcagcagcagctacatagGAAACACATCACAAGGTATCCAATTGGCTTATTTTCTCATCTCCCTTCAATATTTGATCAAATACCATCCTTTCAGTTTCTGTTTTCAAGACAATTTTATAGAAGATGGCAAATTTTCCCTACCAAAATTtcctacttattttatttttataacagctATAACTTTTGATATAATGCAATATTTATTGCATTCATTGAATGCTCAGTCGTACTGAAATTTGAAAGTAGATGATTTCAGAGATATGTCAGTATTCATTTTTGATTAAGCAGTTATCACCAGTGACACACATATTGTTAAACCACTAAAAATATGTTGAATGATTGGATTATATAACTTGCCTTGTATAAAATTTTTCACTTATAGAGTCTCTTAAAAGTATATTAGGATAAAGTATATTCCATATGCTTTGAATATGTGCTGggtctgtcagtcatgtctgtctttgGCAACCCTATTCACTGTAgcttgccatgctcctctgtatatgggattctccagccaagaatactgaatactgaagtgggttgtcatttcctcctccaagggatcttcccaaccttgggatggaacccacatttcctgcatatccttgcatcggcaggcagattgttttgtcactgaatcacctgggaacccCATGCTTTGGATTGCAGGTTTTAAATGTCCCAttcaaaatattcataatatgAAAACATTGGATTAAAAGGGTTGAATTTTATTGTGCTCATAATTAAATTctgatataaagagtaataaaaatttttatcacttttttccttcataaactTTTCTTAGGATTCATATATTATTAGGcagtttttattgtcatttatatATTCCAAGACAGTATTTTAAGCACAGCTTTTTATATTATTCAGTCTAAGTCAATAAGGAATTCCTACAGTCATATTTTCCGTACACATAATCTCCTCAAGGCCTTTATAACTTCTTtattcctcaggctgtagataaATGGGTTCAGAAGAGGTGTAATAATGGTATAAAACACAGCTATGATCTTGTCCTCTTCCGGGGAATGCAAGGAGTGTGGCCTTGTATAGGTGGAGAGAGTGGTTACATAGAACAGACTTGCCACAGTCAGGTGAGAGGAACAAGTGGAGACAGCTTTTGTCTGCCCTTTTCCTGAACTCATCTGGAATACCACAGTAAGTACACAGGCATAGGAAGCTAAAATGGCCATGAAAGGTAACAACAGAATAATAAGTCCACTCAGGAGTATTGTATGTTCATACTGAGAAGTGTCCTGACACACTaacggcaacatggatggaacttcacagaaaaagtgattAATAAGTCGAGCTCCACAGAAGGGGAGTTGAAATGCATACAGTGTATGTATTAAAGAGTTGATGGAACAACCGGTCCATGCACATGTGATCATGAACCAACAGATCTTCTTGCTCATGAGTACAGGGTAACGTAAAGGGTGACAGATGGCTACATAGCGatcataagacatgacaccaagAAGAAGAGCTTCAGTTCCACCAAGGACCAAGAACACAAATACTTGAATCTCACAACCAAAAAGTCTTACTACTGGACAGAAAGTTAGTTGCCATTTTGGGCACAGTGGTAGAGATGTACCTCATGTCAATGAAAGAGAGTTGACTGAGTAGGAAGTACATTGGAGTGTGGAGTCTGGTGTCCAATTGAATGAGAAGAATCAGTATGATATTCCCCATCACAGTGACAGAAAACAGGATTGCAATGACAATAAAGAGAACAGTGTCCATTGGgccatattggaaaagaccaaGAAGTATAAAATCTGTTTTGACAttttgatttcctgttttcatgacttaaataaaaatataaaagcagaccATATCTGAGAATTCCATGTACAATATTGACTTTCCTTAAGAGAAAAAAGTGATGAttataacataggagaaaatgttCTTGAATCACCTTAGGGAATATATCTTCCTTTAGTCAATACACTGAATCTGTGTTTATTAAACAATAGAGACTTAACAaattacaaaatacaaataaaggtTTTACATCATGTAAAGTTCAACATATTTTGATAAtagaaatgagataaaaatttagGTGATTTTCcaacataaattattttcttccttttaaaatatcttcaaggGGATACACTGAAGCTTTGTTTTCTTGTTATAAACCTAGTCTTCTACTCAATTCACTCTatataagtaataaaaattttaaccaaCATAAAATTTGGTTAAATATTCTATAAtgctaaatatttattgtgtttctctattttgaattaatttatatTGGCTGTGAACTGGCATGGAGAGAATGATAACATGTATTGCCTTTCTAATCAATTTGTcatcatttagtcactaagtcacatgcaactcttgcaacaccatggactgtggcctgccaggctcctctgtccaagggattctccaggcaagaagactggagtgggttgccatttccttctgcaggggatattcctgacccaggaatcgaactgggtctcctgcattgcaggcagattctttaccaactgaggtactAGGGAAGCCTCTTAATTCTAATCAATTAGTGTTTATTATTACTGTGAATGTAGAAGATATTTAatgaattaaggaaaaaataatcagACATAAGGAAAAGTTTGAAAGTGAATTAAATATAAACTTAACACTGACATTAACTTTGAATCAAATACCATGATAAGATGATTAATTCAAAGctaatgaatttaaattttgcCTATTATTTTCTGACACAAACCTAACCTTTGTGTATTTCCAGAGCAAATAATATCTTATTGgctcattgctttttttttattttttaaatataaatttatttattttaattggaggttaattactttacaatattaaaatatttaataaaattacaaaaaagtaTAGTAAATGTTCCTAACATTTGTTGTGTATCTTTACTATGGACACAGCACACTGATATTTTCTGAAACTCTAAATGTAAGC
Proteins encoded:
- the LOC123335274 gene encoding LOW QUALITY PROTEIN: olfactory receptor 2AK2-like (The sequence of the model RefSeq protein was modified relative to this genomic sequence to represent the inferred CDS: inserted 2 bases in 1 codon); the protein is MKTGNQNVKTDFILLGLFQYGPMDTVLFIVIAILFSVTVMGNIILILLIQLDTRLHTPMYFLLSQLSFIDMRYISTTVPKMATNFLSSSKXLFGCEIQVFVFLVLGGTEALLLGVMSYDRYVAICHPLRYPVLMSKKICWFMITCAWTGCSINSLIHTLYAFQLPFCGARLINHFFCEVPSMLPLVCQDTSQYEHTILLSGLIILLLPFMAILASYACVLTVVFQMSSGKGQTKAVSTCSSHLTVASLFYVTTLSTYTRPHSLHSPEEDKIIAVFYTIITPLLNPFIYSLRNKEVIKALRRLCVRKI